The following proteins are co-located in the Candidatus Electrothrix rattekaaiensis genome:
- a CDS encoding NADH:ubiquinone reductase (Na(+)-transporting) subunit D, translating to MPEQKKELLLNPFFQRNPIALLVLGICSALAVTGNMATALVMSVCLSLVVAFSSLIISLIRQQIPNTVRIGIQITVIATLVILVDQILKAFFYDLAKQLSVYVGLIITNCIVMGRAEGFAMSHTPLKSFIDGLGNGMGYAFVLMTVSFCRELLGSGTVFGHEVLPLVADDGWYQGNGLMLLPSGAFFLIALVIWALRTVYPNQQEKD from the coding sequence ATGCCTGAACAGAAAAAAGAACTGCTCCTCAACCCATTTTTCCAACGCAATCCCATTGCCCTGCTGGTGCTGGGGATCTGCTCGGCACTGGCCGTAACCGGCAACATGGCCACTGCCTTGGTCATGTCGGTCTGTCTTTCCCTAGTGGTGGCCTTTTCCAGCCTGATCATCAGCCTGATCCGCCAGCAGATCCCCAATACCGTACGGATCGGCATCCAGATCACGGTGATCGCCACCCTAGTTATCCTGGTGGACCAGATCCTCAAGGCCTTTTTCTATGATCTGGCCAAGCAGCTTTCCGTCTATGTGGGCCTGATCATCACCAACTGCATTGTGATGGGCCGGGCCGAAGGCTTTGCCATGAGCCATACGCCGCTCAAGTCATTTATTGATGGACTGGGGAACGGCATGGGCTACGCCTTTGTCCTGATGACCGTGTCCTTTTGCCGGGAGTTGCTGGGCAGCGGCACCGTCTTCGGCCATGAAGTGCTGCCTCTGGTTGCCGATGACGGCTGGTATCAGGGCAACGGGCTGATGCTTCTGCCGAGCGGGGCCTTCTTCCTCATCGCCTTGGTTATCTGGGCGTTGCGCACGGTCTACCCCAACCAACAGGAGAAGGATTAA
- the aprA gene encoding adenylyl-sulfate reductase subunit alpha, whose protein sequence is MALPNKPKGELPAIANPEIVEHETDVLIVGGGMGACGAAFEIKKWAPADLKIQLVDKAAMERSGAVAQGLSAINTYIGENEIENYVKMVRNDLMGVVREDLIYDLGRHVDESVKLFEEWGLPIWKKAEDGTNLDGAKPAPSLREGGTPVRTGKWQIMINGESYKCIVAEAAKKALGEENIMERVFIVKMLLDKNKENHIAGAVGFSTRENKVHVFKCKTAMVACGGAVNIFRPRSTGEGKGRAWYPVWNAGSTYTMCAQVGATLTMMENRFTPARFKDGYGPVGAWFLLFKAKVSNGNGEFYAMGDAAKEELKQFMPYGESAVTPTCLRNHLMVNEFKAGRGPVYMATDVALNSFLDEAREAGKNEKEVKKIWKHLESEAWEDFLDMSIGQAGLWAGMNIEPEKVGSEIMPTEPYMLGSHSGCCGIWTSGPDEDWVPTVDGPRSHQYKWGYNRMTTVDGLFTAGDGVGASGHKFSSGSHTEGRIVGKQMVKYCRDNADFQPELAQTAAELAAEIYAPVTRYLEHVGATTHQDVNPNYCKPHGLMMRLMKATDEYGGGVATYYMTSGKLLNICLDLLRMLREDAEKMAAGDLHELMRAWENYHRIWCVETHIRHIEFRKESRYPGFYYRSDFPTVDEENWKAFVNSTFDPKTQEWKCEKVECINIVETDPWI, encoded by the coding sequence ATGGCGTTACCAAATAAGCCGAAAGGTGAGTTGCCTGCTATTGCCAACCCGGAGATTGTAGAGCATGAAACCGACGTATTGATCGTTGGTGGTGGTATGGGAGCTTGTGGTGCAGCTTTTGAGATCAAGAAATGGGCACCTGCCGACCTGAAAATTCAGTTGGTTGATAAGGCTGCTATGGAGCGTTCTGGTGCTGTTGCTCAGGGTCTGTCCGCTATCAATACCTATATCGGCGAGAACGAGATTGAAAATTACGTCAAGATGGTTCGTAATGACCTGATGGGCGTTGTTCGTGAAGATCTTATCTACGATCTCGGTCGTCACGTTGATGAGTCTGTTAAGCTGTTCGAAGAATGGGGACTGCCCATTTGGAAGAAAGCTGAAGACGGAACCAACCTGGACGGTGCTAAGCCTGCTCCTTCACTGCGTGAAGGCGGTACACCGGTACGTACCGGTAAATGGCAGATCATGATCAACGGTGAGTCCTATAAGTGCATCGTTGCCGAAGCTGCTAAAAAAGCTTTGGGCGAAGAAAACATCATGGAGCGTGTTTTCATCGTAAAGATGCTGTTGGACAAAAACAAAGAAAACCACATTGCTGGTGCAGTTGGTTTCTCTACCCGTGAAAACAAAGTACACGTTTTCAAATGTAAGACCGCTATGGTCGCTTGTGGTGGTGCGGTAAATATTTTCCGTCCGCGTTCTACAGGTGAAGGTAAAGGTCGTGCATGGTACCCAGTATGGAATGCTGGTTCCACCTACACCATGTGTGCTCAGGTTGGTGCTACCCTGACCATGATGGAAAACCGTTTCACCCCGGCTCGTTTCAAAGATGGTTACGGTCCTGTTGGTGCGTGGTTCCTCCTGTTCAAGGCCAAAGTGTCCAACGGTAACGGTGAGTTCTACGCTATGGGCGATGCTGCTAAGGAAGAGCTCAAGCAGTTCATGCCTTACGGTGAGTCTGCGGTAACCCCGACTTGTCTGCGTAACCATCTGATGGTTAACGAGTTCAAGGCTGGACGTGGACCGGTATACATGGCTACTGACGTTGCGCTGAACTCCTTCCTGGATGAAGCTCGTGAAGCTGGTAAGAACGAGAAGGAAGTGAAGAAGATCTGGAAACATCTTGAGTCAGAGGCTTGGGAAGATTTCTTGGATATGTCCATTGGTCAGGCTGGTCTGTGGGCCGGTATGAACATTGAGCCGGAGAAAGTTGGTTCTGAAATCATGCCGACCGAACCGTACATGCTGGGATCACATTCCGGTTGTTGCGGTATCTGGACCTCTGGGCCGGACGAAGATTGGGTTCCGACCGTTGATGGCCCGCGTTCGCATCAGTACAAGTGGGGCTACAACCGTATGACCACTGTTGACGGTCTGTTCACTGCCGGTGACGGTGTTGGTGCTTCCGGTCATAAGTTCTCCTCAGGTTCGCACACCGAAGGACGTATTGTTGGTAAGCAGATGGTTAAATACTGTCGCGACAACGCTGACTTCCAGCCTGAGCTCGCTCAGACTGCTGCGGAACTGGCTGCTGAGATCTACGCCCCGGTAACCCGTTATCTGGAGCATGTAGGTGCAACCACCCATCAGGATGTTAATCCTAACTACTGCAAGCCGCACGGTCTGATGATGCGCCTGATGAAGGCCACTGATGAGTACGGTGGTGGTGTTGCTACCTACTACATGACCTCTGGTAAGCTGCTCAACATCTGTTTGGATCTCCTGCGCATGCTGCGTGAAGATGCGGAGAAGATGGCTGCTGGCGACTTGCATGAGCTGATGCGTGCTTGGGAAAACTACCACCGTATTTGGTGTGTTGAGACCCATATCCGTCACATTGAGTTCCGTAAAGAGTCCCGCTACCCGGGCTTCTACTACCGCTCAGACTTCCCCACCGTTGATGAAGAAAACTGGAAAGCATTTGTTAACTCCACCTTCGATCCTAAGACCCAAGAGTGGAAGTGCGAGAAAGTTGAGTGCATCAACATCGTAGAAACTGACCCGTGGATCTAA
- the nqrF gene encoding NADH:ubiquinone reductase (Na(+)-transporting) subunit F — protein sequence MQEIIAAVLTFLALQFLLVCLIVLAKKKLQPGGEITIDINDKKKLQVKPGSRLLTTLANEEIFLSSACGGGGSCGQCRVTVKEGGGSILPTERGYISRREAKQGMRLACQVQVKRDMQIEVPPEMLETRKWQCTVVSNENIATFIKELVLKLPEGEEMDFQPGGFIQVDIPPHALSFKSFDINKKFLSDWSKFRLFQYKSNVTMPITRAYSMANYPGEKGLLKLDVKIACPPGGCEEPPPPGKASSYIFNLKPGDEVTISGPYGDFYIHEGKQEMIYVGAGAGMAPLRSQILELMKGRHSSRKISYWYGSRTLLEVPYLDDFTSLSEKYPNFTFHLCLSRPKEEDNWTGPVGHVHNVLYEEYLKEHEAPEDIQYYTCGPPMMTRSLVKMLIDLGVEEDNIYKDEFGG from the coding sequence ATGCAGGAAATTATTGCTGCCGTTCTTACCTTTCTCGCTCTCCAGTTCCTCCTGGTCTGCCTGATTGTCCTAGCAAAGAAGAAACTCCAACCGGGCGGAGAGATCACTATTGATATCAACGACAAAAAGAAACTCCAGGTCAAACCAGGGAGTCGTTTGCTCACCACTCTGGCAAATGAGGAGATCTTTCTTTCCTCGGCCTGCGGCGGAGGGGGCAGTTGCGGGCAATGCCGGGTCACGGTCAAGGAAGGCGGAGGCAGCATCCTGCCCACTGAGCGGGGCTATATCTCCCGGCGGGAGGCCAAACAGGGTATGCGGCTGGCCTGTCAGGTCCAGGTCAAGCGGGACATGCAGATCGAAGTGCCCCCGGAGATGCTGGAAACCCGGAAATGGCAATGCACAGTGGTCTCCAACGAGAATATCGCCACCTTTATCAAGGAGTTGGTGCTCAAGCTGCCCGAGGGCGAGGAGATGGATTTTCAACCAGGCGGCTTTATCCAGGTTGATATCCCACCCCATGCCCTGTCCTTTAAGAGCTTTGATATTAATAAAAAATTCTTATCCGACTGGAGCAAGTTCCGCCTTTTTCAGTATAAATCCAATGTGACCATGCCCATCACCCGTGCCTATTCTATGGCGAATTATCCTGGAGAAAAGGGGTTGCTCAAGCTGGATGTCAAGATCGCCTGTCCACCTGGCGGCTGCGAAGAGCCACCGCCGCCGGGCAAGGCATCGTCCTATATCTTTAATCTGAAACCGGGCGATGAAGTGACCATCTCCGGCCCCTATGGTGATTTCTACATCCACGAAGGCAAGCAGGAAATGATCTACGTGGGTGCTGGCGCAGGCATGGCCCCGTTGCGCAGCCAAATCCTGGAATTGATGAAGGGTCGACATTCCAGCCGCAAGATATCCTACTGGTACGGTAGCCGTACTTTGCTGGAAGTGCCGTATCTGGACGACTTTACTTCGCTCTCTGAAAAATATCCCAATTTCACCTTTCACCTCTGCCTGTCCCGGCCCAAGGAGGAGGATAACTGGACCGGCCCGGTGGGGCATGTCCATAATGTCCTGTATGAGGAGTATCTCAAGGAGCACGAGGCACCCGAGGATATTCAATACTACACCTGCGGTCCGCCGATGATGACCCGCTCCCTGGTCAAAATGCTGATTGATCTAGGAGTGGAAGAGGATAATATCTATAAGGATGAGTTCGGGGGATGA
- the aprB gene encoding adenylyl-sulfate reductase subunit beta → MPSYVNPEKCDGCKGGDKTACMYICPNDLMVLNTEEMKAYNQEPDACWECYSCVKICPQGAIAVRGYDDFVPMGGQVHPMRSSDSIMWTIKFRNGNIKRFKFPIRTTAEGSANEYADTKGTNLDDECLALESELKKPTMLA, encoded by the coding sequence ATGCCAAGTTACGTAAATCCAGAGAAATGTGATGGTTGCAAGGGTGGTGATAAAACCGCTTGTATGTACATCTGCCCCAACGACCTGATGGTCTTGAACACCGAAGAGATGAAGGCATACAACCAAGAGCCGGATGCATGCTGGGAGTGTTACTCCTGTGTTAAGATCTGTCCGCAGGGTGCTATCGCTGTTCGCGGTTATGATGACTTCGTACCCATGGGTGGTCAGGTACATCCCATGCGTTCTTCTGATTCCATTATGTGGACCATCAAATTCCGTAACGGCAATATCAAGCGTTTTAAGTTCCCAATCCGGACAACCGCTGAGGGTTCCGCCAATGAGTACGCCGACACCAAGGGCACAAACCTTGATGACGAGTGTCTGGCGCTTGAGAGTGAGCTGAAGAAACCCACCATGCTTGCTTAG
- a CDS encoding FAD-dependent oxidoreductase has product MSDATKTGAVLVVGGGISGLTAALEAAEVGNDVYIIEKNPYFGGRVAQLNQYFPKLCPPTCGLEINFKRVKNNRKIRSYTMTTVKSVSGGPGNYEVELETAPRYVNSNCTACGDCSEACTDEIDNAFNFGMNKSKAIYLPHEMAFPRRYVLDVDACSPDCLEAVKGACKYNAIDTEMAVETFTVNVSSIVWATGWNPYDRSKLENLKPESSRAIISNMMMERMAAPNGPTGGKILRPGDDKEIESIAFVQCAGSRDENHLEHCSYICCMATFKQMTYIRERYPEAKIYVFYIDLRTPGKYEHFREKLRTDENAQFIKGKVADIIAEDDGGVTVVAEDAVGGGKVQQKVDMCVLATGMQPALGEQGKALGLNMDGNGFIVSEPEKGMIAAGCAKSASDVYTSTQSATAAALKAIQNAQ; this is encoded by the coding sequence ATGAGTGATGCTACGAAAACTGGTGCGGTACTGGTTGTTGGCGGCGGTATCAGCGGTTTGACCGCTGCGCTGGAAGCTGCGGAAGTTGGTAATGATGTTTACATTATCGAAAAAAATCCGTACTTCGGCGGCCGTGTGGCCCAGCTGAATCAGTATTTCCCGAAACTTTGTCCCCCCACCTGTGGATTGGAGATTAACTTCAAGCGGGTAAAGAATAACCGGAAAATCCGATCATATACCATGACCACGGTCAAATCGGTATCAGGAGGTCCGGGTAATTACGAGGTGGAGCTAGAGACCGCACCCCGTTATGTGAACTCCAACTGTACAGCTTGCGGTGATTGTTCCGAAGCCTGTACTGATGAGATTGATAATGCCTTCAACTTCGGCATGAACAAGAGCAAGGCGATCTATCTGCCGCATGAGATGGCTTTTCCGCGTCGCTATGTGTTGGATGTAGATGCTTGCTCCCCTGATTGTCTGGAGGCTGTTAAAGGTGCCTGTAAATACAATGCCATTGATACCGAGATGGCGGTTGAGACCTTTACCGTGAATGTCAGCTCCATTGTCTGGGCAACTGGCTGGAATCCGTATGACCGGTCAAAATTGGAAAATTTGAAACCGGAGTCTTCACGAGCTATTATCAGCAATATGATGATGGAACGGATGGCTGCGCCTAATGGACCAACCGGCGGTAAGATCCTCCGTCCCGGCGATGATAAAGAGATTGAGTCTATCGCTTTTGTTCAGTGTGCAGGTTCCCGTGATGAGAATCATCTGGAGCATTGCTCCTATATCTGCTGCATGGCGACCTTTAAGCAGATGACCTATATTCGTGAGCGTTACCCTGAAGCCAAGATTTATGTCTTTTATATTGATTTGCGGACACCGGGTAAATATGAGCATTTCCGCGAGAAACTCAGGACTGATGAAAATGCTCAGTTTATCAAAGGAAAGGTTGCCGATATTATTGCCGAGGACGATGGCGGTGTGACCGTTGTGGCCGAAGATGCAGTCGGCGGTGGCAAAGTGCAGCAGAAGGTAGACATGTGTGTCTTGGCGACAGGAATGCAGCCTGCACTCGGTGAGCAGGGCAAGGCTCTTGGGCTGAACATGGACGGCAACGGTTTTATTGTTTCCGAGCCGGAGAAAGGGATGATCGCTGCCGGTTGTGCCAAGTCAGCTTCTGACGTGTACACCAGTACGCAGTCTGCTACAGCCGCAGCTCTCAAAGCAATCCAGAACGCACAGTAG
- a CDS encoding Na(+)-translocating NADH-quinone reductase subunit C codes for MDKETSAGAFRAVMVLALICSVLVAGAAVGLRPLQEANRKLDRKKNILRAAGLYQGKGDVEELFQQVETKVVRLADGTFVPPEEIDPAEFDQLGSLQSKETSRKLGKEEDTAGLNRLEKYSLVYLVKKEGQLDKVILPIRGKGLWSTLYGYLALSADLSTISGITFYEHGETPGLGGEIDNPDWQAGWVGKQLYDQQGTARIQVVKGQGQGPYQVDGVSGATLTMKGVNNLMHFWFGEHGFGPFLERYKGSVKM; via the coding sequence ATGGATAAGGAAACTTCAGCTGGTGCCTTTCGCGCCGTCATGGTCCTCGCCCTGATCTGCTCGGTCCTGGTTGCCGGGGCTGCTGTGGGACTCAGGCCGCTCCAGGAGGCCAACCGCAAACTGGATCGGAAAAAGAACATCCTCCGCGCCGCCGGTCTTTATCAGGGCAAAGGTGATGTGGAGGAACTGTTTCAACAGGTGGAGACCAAGGTCGTTCGCTTGGCAGATGGCACCTTTGTTCCGCCCGAGGAGATTGATCCTGCGGAATTTGACCAACTCGGCTCTCTCCAGAGCAAGGAGACCAGCAGAAAGTTGGGCAAGGAAGAGGATACGGCGGGACTGAATCGCCTGGAAAAATATTCCCTGGTCTATCTGGTCAAGAAAGAAGGACAGCTGGACAAGGTAATCCTGCCCATTCGCGGCAAGGGCCTCTGGTCCACTCTGTACGGTTATCTGGCACTGTCAGCGGATCTCTCCACCATCAGCGGTATCACCTTTTATGAACACGGCGAAACCCCCGGCTTGGGCGGCGAGATTGATAATCCTGACTGGCAGGCTGGTTGGGTTGGAAAGCAGCTCTATGATCAACAGGGAACGGCTCGTATCCAGGTTGTGAAGGGCCAAGGACAAGGGCCATATCAGGTGGACGGGGTCTCCGGGGCCACCCTGACCATGAAGGGTGTTAACAACCTGATGCATTTCTGGTTCGGCGAGCACGGGTTCGGCCCGTTTCTGGAACGTTATAAGGGATCTGTCAAAATGTAG
- the nqrE gene encoding NADH:ubiquinone reductase (Na(+)-transporting) subunit E codes for MLHYMEIIFTALFMENMVLSFFLGMCTFLAISKQINAAAGLGCAVLLIQVITVPINNLIYHHLLKPDALSWAGFPGLDLTFLGLLIYIGVIAAVVQILEMVLDRFFPALYNTLGIYLPLLTVNCAILGGSLFMVEREYTFGESVFYGIGSGGGFLLAVVALAGIREKLEYADPPAGLQGLGLTFITTGLMALAFMGLAGISF; via the coding sequence ATGCTCCATTATATGGAAATCATCTTTACCGCCCTGTTTATGGAGAACATGGTGCTCTCCTTTTTTCTGGGGATGTGTACCTTTCTGGCGATCTCCAAGCAGATCAATGCCGCTGCCGGTCTGGGTTGTGCGGTTCTGCTTATTCAGGTTATCACTGTTCCCATCAACAACCTGATCTATCATCATCTGCTCAAGCCGGATGCCCTGTCCTGGGCCGGTTTTCCCGGCCTGGATTTGACCTTTCTCGGGCTGCTGATCTATATCGGAGTGATTGCTGCGGTGGTTCAGATCCTGGAAATGGTCCTTGATCGCTTTTTCCCGGCCCTGTACAACACGCTGGGGATTTACCTGCCCCTGCTCACAGTGAACTGCGCTATTCTGGGAGGCAGCCTCTTTATGGTGGAACGGGAATACACCTTCGGGGAAAGCGTGTTCTACGGCATCGGGTCTGGTGGCGGTTTTCTGCTGGCCGTGGTTGCCCTGGCCGGAATCCGGGAAAAACTGGAATATGCTGATCCGCCAGCTGGCCTCCAAGGCCTTGGCCTGACTTTTATTACTACCGGCCTGATGGCCCTAGCCTTTATGGGGCTGGCCGGAATTTCATTTTAG
- a CDS encoding Na(+)-translocating NADH-quinone reductase subunit A, with the protein MDSTLMDFTITKGLDIPISGTPEQTIQEGNPVTEVALLGFDYVGLKPTMKVRMDDQVATGQLLFTDKKNPGVRFTAPAPGKVIAIHRGPRRRFESLVIRLEGEERLFFTSPCPAPELFPDAGTIKDILIESGQWTSLRARPYGKVPSPEAKAASLFITAIDTQPLAADPSIIINEYRRDFILGLNALQALTAKTFLCCAQGINIRRSDLPNIEVAYFSGPHPAGLASTHIHLLDPVHSGKEVWQIGYQDVIAIGHLFRTGKLWEERVVALTGPSMQRPRLIKTLAGASVLELCQDEITDPQARLIVGSVLNGHRMGEENVHGYLGRYQQQVCALPEKDGSGLLNWLRPGGDRYSSLPIFLSAFTKKSGTKFPLTTASWGGERAILPMGTYEKVMPLNLIATSLLKAIATGNTEKAAALGCLELIEEDLALCSFVCPGKNNFGPMLREVLTKIEEDG; encoded by the coding sequence ATGGATTCCACTCTTATGGATTTCACCATCACCAAGGGGCTTGATATCCCCATCAGCGGTACACCGGAACAGACCATCCAGGAGGGCAATCCGGTCACCGAGGTGGCCCTGCTCGGCTTTGATTATGTCGGACTCAAACCGACCATGAAGGTTCGGATGGACGATCAGGTGGCAACAGGACAGCTCCTGTTTACGGATAAGAAAAATCCAGGTGTCCGTTTTACCGCCCCTGCTCCGGGTAAAGTTATTGCTATTCACCGAGGACCGCGCCGCCGCTTTGAATCCCTGGTGATCCGGTTAGAAGGCGAGGAACGGCTTTTCTTTACCTCGCCCTGCCCTGCTCCTGAACTATTCCCTGATGCTGGCACCATCAAGGATATTCTGATCGAATCCGGGCAATGGACAAGCCTGCGAGCACGACCCTATGGTAAGGTCCCCTCTCCTGAGGCGAAAGCGGCCTCCCTCTTTATCACGGCTATTGATACTCAGCCCTTAGCAGCAGATCCATCAATCATCATTAACGAGTACCGGCGTGATTTCATCTTAGGGCTGAACGCTCTCCAAGCCCTGACCGCCAAAACCTTTCTCTGTTGTGCTCAGGGCATAAATATACGAAGGTCCGACCTCCCGAATATCGAGGTGGCTTATTTTTCCGGTCCCCACCCTGCCGGCCTGGCTTCAACCCATATCCATCTTCTCGATCCGGTTCATTCCGGCAAGGAAGTCTGGCAGATCGGGTACCAGGATGTGATTGCAATCGGTCACCTCTTCCGTACCGGCAAACTCTGGGAGGAACGGGTTGTCGCCCTGACAGGGCCGTCCATGCAGCGTCCGCGTTTAATAAAAACCTTGGCCGGGGCCTCTGTTCTCGAACTATGCCAGGACGAGATAACTGATCCCCAGGCCCGCCTGATTGTAGGCTCGGTCTTGAACGGGCATCGGATGGGCGAAGAAAACGTTCACGGTTATCTGGGCCGCTACCAGCAACAGGTCTGCGCCTTGCCAGAAAAGGACGGGAGCGGCCTGCTCAACTGGTTGCGTCCGGGGGGCGACCGCTATTCCTCCCTGCCCATCTTCCTGTCCGCCTTCACGAAAAAATCCGGAACCAAATTTCCTCTGACCACAGCGAGCTGGGGAGGCGAACGAGCCATCCTGCCTATGGGAACCTATGAAAAGGTTATGCCACTGAACCTGATTGCCACGTCCCTGCTCAAGGCCATTGCCACCGGCAATACGGAAAAAGCCGCTGCCTTGGGTTGCCTTGAACTAATTGAAGAGGATTTGGCTCTGTGCAGTTTTGTTTGTCCTGGGAAGAATAATTTTGGGCCTATGTTGCGGGAGGTTTTAACGAAGATTGAAGAGGATGGGTAG
- a CDS encoding NADH:ubiquinone reductase (Na(+)-transporting) subunit B gives MKLLNTLLQKTAPLFNKGGRFEAWYPAFDALDSFLMGSRHTTGSAPHVRDAMDLKRIMILVVIALIPCVFMAMWNTGYQANLTLQALGLTGSAGWRGAIMAAMGMHCTPDSFLANLIHGSLYFLPIYLVSLTAGGLWEVIFNLGRGHEMSEAFLVTSLLFPLTLPPTVPLWQVALGISFGIIFAKEVYGGVGRNFMNPALVARAFLFFAYPGNMSGDTVWVGVDGLSSATALAKVAAAPADTPLTNFDFSWADAFLGTIPGSMGETSVVACLLGATLLLVCGIASWRIMVSMLLGGLSLALLFQFIASSSNALINLPFYWHPVLGGFAFGLIFMATDPVTAPHTNIGRWCYGFFIGALSILIRVINPAYPEGVMLAILLGNVFSPLFDYPVIQANIRQRRLRHG, from the coding sequence ATGAAACTCCTCAACACCCTCTTACAAAAAACCGCCCCCCTCTTCAACAAGGGAGGCCGCTTCGAGGCATGGTACCCGGCCTTTGACGCGCTGGACTCCTTTCTCATGGGGAGCCGCCACACCACCGGCTCTGCGCCCCATGTCCGGGATGCTATGGATCTGAAGCGGATCATGATCCTGGTGGTGATCGCCCTCATCCCCTGCGTGTTCATGGCGATGTGGAACACCGGCTATCAGGCCAATCTGACCCTGCAAGCCTTGGGACTGACAGGCTCTGCGGGCTGGCGCGGAGCAATCATGGCCGCGATGGGTATGCACTGCACACCGGACAGCTTTCTCGCCAATCTCATCCACGGCAGCCTCTATTTCCTGCCGATTTATCTGGTTTCCCTGACAGCAGGCGGACTCTGGGAGGTGATCTTCAACCTTGGCCGAGGCCATGAGATGTCCGAGGCATTTCTGGTCACCAGCCTCCTCTTTCCCCTGACCCTGCCCCCCACCGTGCCCCTCTGGCAGGTGGCTCTGGGGATCAGCTTCGGTATCATCTTTGCAAAAGAGGTCTATGGCGGCGTAGGACGCAACTTCATGAACCCGGCCCTGGTTGCCCGGGCCTTTCTCTTTTTCGCCTACCCCGGCAACATGAGCGGCGACACGGTTTGGGTCGGTGTGGACGGCCTGTCCAGTGCCACGGCCTTAGCCAAGGTGGCAGCGGCCCCTGCTGACACCCCGCTTACCAACTTCGATTTTAGCTGGGCAGATGCCTTTCTCGGCACCATCCCCGGCTCAATGGGCGAGACCTCGGTGGTGGCCTGCCTGCTGGGCGCGACCCTGCTCCTGGTCTGCGGCATCGCCTCCTGGCGGATCATGGTCTCCATGCTCCTGGGCGGCCTGAGTCTGGCCCTGCTCTTCCAGTTTATCGCCTCATCCTCCAACGCCCTTATCAACCTGCCCTTTTACTGGCACCCGGTTCTGGGCGGCTTTGCCTTCGGCCTTATCTTCATGGCTACGGACCCGGTTACGGCCCCGCATACCAATATCGGCAGATGGTGCTATGGTTTTTTCATCGGGGCTTTATCCATCCTGATCCGGGTGATCAACCCGGCCTACCCTGAAGGGGTGATGCTGGCCATTCTGCTGGGTAACGTCTTTTCCCCACTCTTTGATTATCCGGTCATCCAGGCCAATATCCGACAGAGGAGGCTCAGGCATGGATAA
- a CDS encoding FAD:protein FMN transferase, producing MNDNSINPRNGLTRRSFLHIAALTGFAGVAGAARFFPFSPEDPRVFTVRKSFPLMGTQLNLTVYSPDRDQAEAAITAMISRMQGLEGKLSRHQQTSEVAVLNRTGSLNQPSKELLAVLELADTVHKKTAGAFDITVLPLLTLYQQQKEHLRSQPALIKSLVRNIGQEQLQLTSSQVRLDSKETAGNLGITLDGIGKGYIVDQGVATLKSFGFQQVLVEAGGDLLVSGSKPQGDPWRIGIRNPRPEIPRELLTVQAENMAVATSGDYFQPFSPDLLSHHIINPKTGFSPPELASCTITAPNAALADALATGCMVLGKADSMDLLADMPGCEGLLIGKDLKVQKTDGFAS from the coding sequence ATGAACGACAACTCAATAAACCCGCGAAACGGCCTGACCCGTCGATCCTTCCTCCATATTGCAGCCCTTACCGGTTTTGCTGGCGTTGCCGGAGCTGCCCGCTTTTTTCCTTTTTCCCCCGAAGATCCGCGCGTCTTCACTGTCCGCAAATCCTTTCCTCTGATGGGCACCCAGCTTAATCTCACGGTATACAGCCCGGACCGGGATCAGGCCGAGGCGGCAATCACGGCCATGATTTCTCGCATGCAGGGCCTTGAGGGAAAACTTTCCCGTCATCAGCAGACAAGCGAGGTCGCGGTGCTGAACCGCACCGGTTCGCTGAACCAACCGAGCAAGGAACTTCTTGCAGTCCTTGAACTGGCTGATACTGTTCATAAGAAAACCGCAGGTGCCTTTGATATCACGGTCCTGCCCCTGCTGACCCTGTACCAGCAACAAAAAGAACACCTCCGCAGTCAACCGGCTCTTATCAAAAGCCTTGTCCGCAATATCGGTCAGGAACAGCTTCAGCTCACCTCCTCTCAGGTTCGCTTAGACAGTAAGGAGACAGCAGGGAACCTCGGCATAACCTTGGACGGCATCGGTAAGGGCTACATAGTAGATCAGGGTGTTGCCACTCTGAAATCTTTTGGTTTCCAGCAGGTATTAGTGGAAGCGGGTGGCGACCTGTTAGTCAGCGGCAGCAAACCCCAAGGAGATCCGTGGCGAATCGGCATCAGAAATCCTCGGCCCGAGATTCCCAGAGAGCTGCTCACCGTGCAGGCAGAAAATATGGCTGTGGCGACCTCAGGTGATTATTTTCAGCCGTTCAGCCCGGACCTGCTTTCTCACCATATCATCAATCCCAAGACCGGTTTTTCCCCGCCCGAGCTGGCAAGCTGCACCATAACGGCACCCAATGCGGCCTTGGCTGATGCTCTCGCCACCGGCTGCATGGTTCTGGGCAAAGCAGACAGTATGGATCTGCTGGCGGATATGCCGGGTTGTGAGGGTCTGCTCATAGGCAAGGATCTGAAGGTTCAAAAAACTGACGGCTTTGCCAGCTGA